A window of the Desulfobacula toluolica Tol2 genome harbors these coding sequences:
- the ltrA gene encoding group II intron reverse transcriptase/maturase: MIETNRRCILMDILPQQMEMFTALQITESPTESSRLMEFILERGNMFRALKRVRSNKGAPGIDNMTVDQLPGYLRRHWPKVKGKLLQGNYKPLPVKRKEIPKPDGGVRLLGIPTVLDRLIQQAVSEILQQIWDPHFSESSHGFRPGRSQHDAILQGKVYLLSGYTHSVNMDLSKFFDRVNHDRLMSRLAERIKDKRVLKLIRSYLTAGVMIDGVVVSAAEGTPQGGPLSPVISNIVLDELDKELEKRGHKFVRYADDFVIYLKSKKAAERVMKSVTRFITVKLRLKVNEEKSKVSRPWLDKFLGYTFISMCGKTKIRIHRKTIERFKERVRELTNRNCGLSLPQIIDKLNMYIRGWWNYYCLTEARHIFKSLNGWIIRRLRCVVWKQWKNPGTKIRNLLKRGIPFQYAVTCGNSRKKHWRMSRVKWVVMALPNKYFLSLGLFLPGN; this comes from the coding sequence ATGATAGAGACAAATAGGAGGTGTATACTTATGGACATATTGCCACAGCAGATGGAAATGTTCACAGCGTTACAGATCACCGAAAGTCCGACAGAAAGTTCCCGACTCATGGAGTTTATCCTTGAAAGGGGAAACATGTTCAGAGCATTAAAAAGGGTCCGTAGCAACAAAGGGGCACCTGGAATCGACAACATGACCGTTGATCAACTACCGGGTTACCTCAGACGCCACTGGCCCAAAGTTAAGGGAAAGTTGCTGCAGGGAAACTACAAGCCATTACCGGTGAAAAGGAAAGAAATTCCTAAACCCGATGGCGGAGTAAGACTGCTCGGCATTCCAACAGTTTTGGATCGTTTGATCCAGCAAGCCGTCAGCGAGATATTGCAGCAAATATGGGACCCGCATTTTTCTGAGTCCAGTCATGGATTCAGACCTGGAAGATCCCAGCATGATGCCATACTCCAAGGCAAAGTTTATCTGCTCTCAGGATATACACACTCTGTTAATATGGATCTTTCCAAATTTTTCGACAGAGTGAACCATGACCGCCTCATGAGCCGTCTGGCTGAAAGAATAAAGGATAAGCGGGTTCTCAAGCTTATCCGAAGTTACTTAACAGCCGGTGTCATGATCGACGGGGTGGTTGTATCTGCCGCTGAAGGAACTCCTCAAGGCGGCCCTCTTTCACCAGTGATCTCAAATATCGTTTTGGATGAACTGGATAAAGAGTTGGAGAAAAGAGGGCATAAATTTGTCAGATACGCTGATGACTTTGTCATATATCTCAAGAGCAAGAAAGCGGCCGAACGTGTTATGAAAAGTGTTACACGGTTTATAACCGTAAAGCTCAGGCTCAAGGTCAATGAAGAGAAAAGCAAGGTCAGCCGACCATGGCTGGACAAATTTCTCGGCTACACATTTATCAGTATGTGCGGCAAGACCAAGATCCGCATACACCGGAAAACAATCGAGCGCTTCAAAGAAAGGGTTCGAGAATTAACAAACCGGAACTGTGGTCTAAGTCTTCCCCAGATCATTGATAAATTGAATATGTACATCAGGGGATGGTGGAATTATTACTGTCTCACCGAAGCAAGACACATATTCAAGTCCTTGAACGGCTGGATTATCCGCCGCTTGAGATGTGTTGTATGGAAACAGTGGAAAAATCCCGGAACGAAAATCCGGAACCTGCTTAAACGAGGCATACCGTTTCAATATGCCGTCACTTGCGGAAATTCCCGCAAGAAACACTGGCGCATGAGCAGGGTTAAATGGGTTGTCATGGCTCTGCCAAACAAATATTTCCTTTCTCTTGGATTATTTCTGCCCGGGAACTAA
- a CDS encoding DUF4410 domain-containing protein, which yields MRRNKYREAIFFIFIAVVLVTGCSTKHIAQAPSGNLASISNNISEIHINGAGQGVDDRLLHDLEKYLKAKLIIAGFDIDDEKEGMTLAVDVKTFSPGNAAARLIIGFGAGRGSLIYTAKYISSDGKVFAEMEGQERFTGLEVGFNNEYGGATTLQGADKARNVLVQEAAKHIVELTASR from the coding sequence ATGAGAAGGAACAAATATCGAGAAGCAATATTTTTTATTTTTATTGCAGTTGTACTGGTAACTGGATGTTCAACAAAGCATATCGCTCAAGCCCCATCAGGTAATCTGGCATCAATTTCAAATAACATATCTGAAATACACATTAATGGAGCTGGGCAAGGCGTGGATGATAGGTTGCTGCATGATTTAGAGAAGTACTTGAAAGCGAAATTGATCATTGCAGGTTTTGATATCGATGATGAAAAAGAAGGGATGACTCTTGCCGTTGATGTGAAGACTTTCTCTCCTGGGAATGCAGCGGCGAGGCTCATTATCGGGTTTGGCGCTGGTCGAGGGTCTTTGATTTATACTGCGAAATACATTTCATCAGACGGGAAAGTATTTGCAGAGATGGAAGGTCAAGAGCGTTTTACAGGGCTGGAAGTCGGGTTTAATAACGAATATGGAGGTGCCACGACTTTGCAGGGAGCTGATAAGGCTAGAAATGTTTTGGTCCAAGAGGCGGCAAAACATATCGTTGAATTAACTGCTTCAAGGTAG
- a CDS encoding tyrosine-type recombinase/integrase, translated as MSNLIKRFKEDLQLAGYAKRSIQSYTSSVLRLQRFYNKPLEDITEEQLRQYWLCCQNEFGWSAATLRISYSGIQHFFTKTLVRSWNIFNDIKWKREQTLPTILSLEEVRKIIYALPTVQSHAFYLTLYSMGLRLREATTLQVKDILSDRGLVHIHGGKGAMDRTVPLPKITLLTLRKYYKTHRNSKWIFPALGRNGGKDAQYAKNHVSDSGVQGVLRSTLKRLKFKKHVHPHVFRHAYATHLLEANIPIRHVQKILGHKTLKSTMIYLHVTTQAQVDSNDKVSKVMQGVLS; from the coding sequence ATGAGCAATTTAATCAAACGTTTTAAAGAAGATCTCCAACTTGCCGGTTATGCAAAAAGGAGCATTCAATCCTATACCAGTTCGGTTTTAAGACTACAGCGCTTTTACAATAAACCATTAGAAGATATCACTGAAGAACAGCTCCGTCAATACTGGCTTTGCTGCCAGAATGAATTCGGCTGGAGCGCTGCTACTCTGCGGATCAGTTACTCTGGTATTCAGCATTTTTTTACCAAAACGCTGGTCCGGTCCTGGAACATTTTCAACGACATCAAATGGAAGCGTGAGCAGACCTTACCGACTATTCTGAGTCTGGAGGAAGTCAGAAAGATTATTTATGCCCTTCCCACTGTGCAAAGTCATGCATTTTATTTGACATTATATTCCATGGGACTGCGTTTAAGGGAGGCAACAACACTTCAGGTCAAAGATATTCTTTCCGACAGGGGACTTGTGCATATTCACGGTGGAAAGGGTGCCATGGACAGGACGGTGCCTTTACCCAAAATAACCCTGTTGACGTTGCGCAAATACTATAAAACCCATCGCAATTCAAAATGGATATTCCCTGCTTTGGGCCGCAATGGCGGTAAGGACGCTCAATATGCCAAAAATCATGTCAGTGACAGTGGGGTTCAAGGCGTTTTGCGATCTACTTTGAAACGCCTGAAGTTTAAAAAACATGTTCACCCTCATGTCTTCCGCCATGCCTATGCGACGCATTTGCTGGAAGCTAATATCCCCATACGCCATGTGCAAAAAATATTAGGCCATAAAACCCTTAAAAGCACCATGATTTATCTGCATGTGACCACACAGGCCCAAGTTGATTCCAATGACAAAGTTTCCAAAGTCATGCAGGGGGTGTTGTCATGA
- a CDS encoding IS91 family transposase, whose product MSAVQKIFQMYGPKYLTLYGDRMPKSHKKTIRDISACRKGSFGTMVYECDDCRNLHFIHCCCGNRHCPNCQQSKADQWLDQQMKKLLPTYYFLLTITLPQGLRDVVRSHQKLSYGALFSCTNEALKKLAQDTRFIGSDRIGYLAALHTWGGMLQYHPHLHIIIPGGALSDNDQWLSSRQDLFVHTKPLAVIFKAKFKDAIKKAGLLDKIDSAVWKQQWVIDSQAVGQGQNSLRYLSRYVFRVAISNNRIKSIENGVIKFLYKDREKKKWKTMALDAMEFIRRFLQHVLPKGFMKIRHYGFLNPNSALSIEKIRELISFIHDIIALFIKIPELEIPGIKCSHCGHDLKFIFFAKPEPRGRPG is encoded by the coding sequence ATGAGTGCTGTTCAAAAAATCTTCCAAATGTATGGGCCGAAATATCTGACACTTTATGGAGATCGAATGCCGAAGTCTCATAAAAAAACCATACGGGATATCAGTGCCTGCAGAAAGGGTTCCTTTGGAACAATGGTGTATGAATGTGATGACTGCCGTAATCTGCATTTTATTCACTGCTGCTGCGGCAATCGTCATTGTCCCAACTGTCAGCAGAGTAAAGCGGACCAATGGCTGGATCAGCAGATGAAAAAGCTGCTGCCGACCTATTATTTCCTGTTAACCATTACACTTCCCCAGGGCCTGCGGGATGTTGTAAGGTCTCATCAAAAATTATCTTATGGTGCCCTGTTTTCATGCACCAATGAAGCCCTGAAAAAACTGGCACAAGATACACGGTTTATCGGATCTGATCGAATCGGATATCTGGCAGCCCTCCACACATGGGGCGGCATGCTTCAGTATCATCCACATTTGCATATAATAATTCCCGGAGGTGCTTTATCTGATAATGACCAATGGCTTTCTTCCAGACAGGATCTGTTTGTTCACACAAAACCTCTGGCGGTCATTTTTAAAGCCAAATTCAAAGATGCCATAAAAAAAGCCGGGCTGCTCGATAAAATTGATTCCGCAGTATGGAAACAGCAATGGGTGATTGACAGCCAGGCCGTGGGGCAGGGACAAAATTCCCTGCGCTATCTTTCAAGATATGTGTTCCGGGTTGCCATCTCCAATAATCGTATTAAAAGCATTGAAAATGGCGTCATCAAATTTTTGTATAAAGACCGTGAAAAAAAGAAGTGGAAAACTATGGCATTGGATGCCATGGAGTTTATCCGACGGTTCTTGCAGCATGTTCTTCCCAAAGGGTTTATGAAAATTAGACATTATGGATTTCTCAATCCCAACAGCGCATTGTCCATAGAAAAAATCCGTGAACTCATCTCATTCATCCATGACATTATTGCTCTTTTTATTAAAATCCCGGAACTTGAAATACCGGGTATTAAATGCAGCCATTGCGGGCATGATTTGAAATTTATTTTCTTTGCAAAGCCGGAACCAAGAGGCAGGCCCGGATAA
- the ltrA gene encoding group II intron reverse transcriptase/maturase, whose protein sequence is MIETNRRCILMDILPQQMEMFTALQITESPTESSRLMEFILERGNMFRALKRVRSNKGAPGIDNMTVDQLPGYLRRHWPKVKGKLLQGNYKPLPVKRKEIPKPDGGVRLLGIPTVLDRLIQQAVSEILQQIWDPHFSESSHGFRPGRSQHDAILQGKVYLLSGYTHSVNMDLSKFFDRVNHDRLMSRLAERIKDKRVLKLIRSYLTAGVMIDGVVVSAAEGTPQGGPLSPVISNIVLDELDKELEKRGHKFVRYADDFVIYLKSKKAAERVMKSVTRFITVKLRLKVNEEKSKASRPWLDKFLGYTFISMCGKTKIRIHRKTIERFKERVRELTNRNCGLSLPQIIDKLNMYIRGWWNYYCLTEARHIFKSLNGWIIRRLRCVVWKQWKNPGTKIRNLLKRGIPFQYAVTCGNSRKKHWRMSRVKWVVMALPNKYFLSLGLFLPGN, encoded by the coding sequence ATGATAGAGACAAATAGGAGGTGTATACTTATGGACATATTGCCACAGCAGATGGAAATGTTCACAGCGTTACAGATCACCGAAAGTCCGACAGAAAGTTCCCGACTCATGGAATTTATCCTTGAAAGGGGAAACATGTTCAGAGCATTAAAAAGGGTCCGTAGCAACAAAGGGGCACCTGGAATCGACAACATGACCGTTGATCAACTACCGGGTTACCTCAGACGCCACTGGCCCAAAGTTAAGGGAAAGTTGCTGCAGGGAAACTACAAGCCATTACCGGTGAAAAGGAAAGAAATTCCTAAACCCGATGGCGGAGTAAGACTGCTCGGCATTCCAACAGTTTTGGATCGTTTGATCCAGCAAGCCGTCAGCGAGATATTGCAGCAAATATGGGACCCGCATTTTTCTGAGTCCAGTCATGGATTCAGACCTGGAAGATCCCAGCATGATGCCATACTCCAAGGCAAAGTTTATCTGCTCTCAGGATATACACACTCTGTTAATATGGATCTTTCCAAATTTTTCGACAGAGTGAACCATGACCGCCTCATGAGCCGTCTGGCTGAAAGAATAAAGGATAAGCGGGTTCTCAAGCTTATCCGAAGTTACTTAACAGCCGGTGTCATGATCGACGGGGTGGTTGTATCTGCCGCTGAAGGAACTCCTCAAGGCGGCCCTCTTTCACCAGTGATTTCAAATATCGTTTTGGATGAACTGGATAAAGAGTTGGAGAAAAGAGGGCATAAATTTGTCAGATACGCTGATGACTTTGTCATATATCTCAAGAGCAAGAAAGCGGCCGAACGTGTTATGAAAAGTGTTACACGGTTTATAACCGTAAAGCTCAGGCTCAAGGTCAATGAAGAGAAAAGCAAGGCCAGCCGACCATGGCTGGACAAATTTCTCGGCTACACATTTATCAGTATGTGCGGCAAGACCAAGATCCGCATACACCGGAAAACAATCGAGCGCTTCAAAGAAAGGGTTCGAGAATTAACAAACCGGAACTGTGGTCTAAGTCTTCCCCAGATCATTGATAAATTGAATATGTACATCAGGGGATGGTGGAATTATTACTGTCTCACCGAAGCAAGACACATATTCAAGTCCTTGAACGGCTGGATTATCCGCCGCTTGAGATGTGTTGTATGGAAACAGTGGAAAAATCCCGGAACGAAAATCCGGAACCTGCTTAAACGAGGCATACCGTTTCAATATGCCGTCACTTGCGGAAATTCCCGCAAGAAACACTGGCGCATGAGCAGGGTTAAATGGGTTGTCATGGCTCTGCCAAACAAATATTTCCTTTCTCTTGGATTATTTCTGCCCGGGAACTAA
- a CDS encoding helix-turn-helix domain-containing protein: protein MDDLDKYIEKRKKESPAFAQNYDKGYEQFKIGALLKQARLDAGLTQAQVANKLKTGKSAISRIENHAEDIRLSTLVNYAQALGKSLKLEVA, encoded by the coding sequence ATGGATGACCTTGATAAATATATTGAGAAAAGAAAAAAAGAGAGTCCTGCATTTGCTCAAAACTATGATAAGGGCTATGAGCAGTTCAAAATTGGCGCTCTTCTTAAACAGGCTCGACTTGATGCAGGGCTTACTCAAGCACAAGTAGCAAATAAATTAAAAACTGGCAAATCTGCAATTTCAAGAATTGAGAATCATGCTGAAGATATTCGTCTGTCAACTCTTGTAAACTATGCACAAGCTTTGGGAAAGAGCCTAAAATTAGAAGTGGCATAA
- a CDS encoding type II toxin-antitoxin system RelE/ParE family toxin, which produces MRLISFYKTTSGKCPVEDHLESLSDTQVTKITWVLKLIRETQNISTKYFKKLVNTDDIWEVRVSVGKNIFRLLGFIQDQELIILTNSFQKKTQKTPRKEIKLAENRKKDYLSRR; this is translated from the coding sequence ATGAGATTGATATCATTTTACAAGACCACCTCAGGCAAATGTCCCGTTGAAGATCACTTGGAATCACTCTCAGATACTCAGGTCACCAAAATTACTTGGGTTCTGAAATTAATACGAGAAACACAAAACATCTCAACCAAATATTTTAAGAAACTGGTCAACACAGATGATATATGGGAAGTAAGAGTTAGTGTTGGAAAGAATATTTTCCGCCTTCTTGGTTTTATACAGGATCAAGAATTAATAATTTTGACAAATTCTTTTCAAAAGAAAACTCAGAAAACCCCAAGGAAAGAAATTAAATTGGCAGAAAATAGAAAGAAAGATTATTTGAGCAGGAGGTAA
- a CDS encoding SpoIIAA family protein — protein MFKITQNGKNRIDIELSGKLDSKEMKIALDELEEKSKIIENGKMLYDVIDFHIPSIGAIVIEFSRLPSMFGLIKKFSKAAVLTDKNWIKNVSELEGALIPGLEIKAFSKEEKKDAEAWLND, from the coding sequence ATGTTCAAAATAACTCAGAATGGAAAAAACAGAATAGATATTGAATTGAGTGGCAAATTAGATTCTAAAGAAATGAAAATTGCCCTTGATGAATTAGAAGAGAAATCAAAGATTATAGAAAACGGTAAAATGCTATACGATGTTATTGATTTTCACATTCCGTCAATCGGTGCCATTGTAATAGAATTTTCAAGGCTTCCTTCAATGTTCGGACTTATAAAGAAATTCTCTAAAGCAGCCGTACTCACAGATAAAAATTGGATAAAAAATGTCAGTGAATTAGAGGGAGCCCTAATACCTGGTCTTGAAATCAAAGCCTTTTCTAAAGAGGAGAAAAAAGATGCAGAGGCTTGGTTGAATGATTAA
- a CDS encoding ion channel gives MGFNYRLLYSYFPELFTIANDRPPTKFTYYYYSIVTFTTLGFGDIVPNDIKSEIIITIEVILGYIMLGGLISIFATKFIPKE, from the coding sequence ATGGGGTTTAATTACCGCTTACTGTATTCTTACTTCCCAGAATTGTTTACAATCGCAAATGACCGGCCACCTACAAAATTCACCTACTATTACTATAGCATCGTTACTTTTACGACTTTGGGTTTTGGTGATATTGTTCCGAACGATATCAAATCTGAAATAATAATTACAATTGAAGTGATTCTCGGCTATATCATGTTGGGAGGCCTAATAAGCATTTTTGCAACGAAATTTATTCCCAAAGAGTAG
- the tnpA gene encoding IS66 family insertion sequence element accessory protein TnpA, with protein MSKSWKKINEEKAIFWKTHIDQWTESRLSQIEYCRQNGLRPNRFTYWKIKFGKPNQPTGLVQVPVPTHFCQAGLKLNIGRELQVEIPDGFKKETLEQVLSVLKAVQ; from the coding sequence TTGAGCAAATCGTGGAAGAAAATAAACGAAGAAAAGGCAATATTCTGGAAAACACATATCGATCAATGGACTGAATCCCGCCTGTCCCAAATAGAGTACTGCCGCCAGAATGGCCTGAGGCCGAACAGGTTCACCTATTGGAAGATTAAATTCGGTAAACCAAATCAGCCCACAGGACTGGTTCAGGTTCCTGTGCCGACTCACTTTTGTCAAGCAGGGCTAAAACTGAATATAGGCCGGGAACTGCAAGTGGAAATCCCTGACGGTTTTAAGAAAGAAACCCTTGAGCAGGTGCTTTCTGTATTGAAGGCTGTCCAATGA
- the tnpB gene encoding IS66 family insertion sequence element accessory protein TnpB (TnpB, as the term is used for proteins encoded by IS66 family insertion elements, is considered an accessory protein, since TnpC, encoded by a neighboring gene, is a DDE family transposase.) — MMNFPSDTKVYLFLGATDMRKAINGLSVIVSEQMQLDIFSSNLFVFCNRTQTILKILYWDKNGFCMWQKRLEKDRFKWPKTSDDVMNITSRELSWLVDGLNINQAHKPLKYSMIY; from the coding sequence ATGATGAATTTTCCGTCAGACACCAAGGTCTATCTATTCTTAGGCGCAACGGATATGCGCAAAGCTATTAACGGATTGTCCGTCATTGTCAGTGAACAGATGCAACTTGACATATTTTCCTCCAACTTGTTTGTATTCTGCAACCGGACGCAGACCATTTTAAAAATTTTATACTGGGATAAAAATGGCTTCTGTATGTGGCAGAAACGTCTTGAAAAAGACCGTTTCAAGTGGCCGAAAACATCTGACGATGTCATGAATATTACCAGTCGAGAGTTGTCCTGGTTAGTTGACGGCCTGAATATAAATCAGGCACATAAACCCTTGAAATATTCCATGATTTATTGA
- the tnpC gene encoding IS66 family transposase has translation MTKGKVKGNRNLDEVKKIACDLIDENQILKEQVKSLQNMIFGRKSEKTPKDDGQMSLFDMPEPELPILEKEEEDVTIGEHTRKKRGRKPLPADLPRIDVIHELSEDERQCNCGCLKERIGQEESEQLDYIPAKVRVLRNIRYKYACKNCEGVEDDGPTVSIARMPEQIIPKSIATPGLLAHILTAKFADALPFYRQEKQFTRIGIELGRSTMCTWAMKVADACDILIDMMQKDILASPMIGADETPLLVLKGPRKSKSYMWIFRGGPPDMPIIQFQYHPTRSGDVAASFLNGYKGIVQTDGYKGYDFLDKITDIIHVACWTHARRGFKNVTKAAGNKKSSSGNAGTALKYISLLYKIEKEARVQELTPDQLYARRQKEAVPILEEFKKWLDARVEKVPPKSLLGKAIHYTLNQWHRLIQYTTDGIIRPDNNLVENAIRPFVVGRKNWLFSDTVKGARASALIYSLIETAKSNGLEPYWYLKYLFEHLPEAMTEDDFKALLPYNVDKKQLA, from the coding sequence ATGACTAAAGGCAAGGTAAAAGGTAATCGGAATCTGGATGAAGTGAAGAAAATTGCTTGTGATTTGATTGATGAGAATCAAATCCTTAAAGAGCAGGTTAAATCACTTCAGAATATGATCTTTGGTCGCAAATCAGAGAAAACGCCTAAAGATGACGGGCAAATGTCTCTGTTCGATATGCCTGAACCCGAACTTCCTATCCTGGAAAAAGAGGAGGAAGACGTAACGATTGGTGAACATACCCGTAAAAAACGTGGCCGCAAGCCTTTACCCGCCGATCTTCCCCGTATAGATGTTATACATGAACTCAGCGAGGATGAAAGACAGTGCAACTGCGGTTGCCTTAAGGAACGCATCGGCCAGGAAGAGTCAGAACAACTGGACTATATCCCTGCCAAAGTAAGGGTACTTCGAAACATCCGGTATAAATACGCCTGCAAAAATTGTGAAGGTGTGGAAGACGACGGCCCCACCGTGTCAATTGCCAGGATGCCTGAACAGATTATCCCCAAAAGCATTGCTACCCCGGGCCTTCTGGCACATATTCTGACCGCAAAATTTGCAGATGCCCTGCCGTTTTACCGTCAGGAAAAGCAATTTACCAGGATCGGTATTGAACTTGGCCGGTCGACCATGTGTACATGGGCCATGAAAGTCGCTGACGCCTGTGATATTCTAATCGACATGATGCAAAAGGACATACTGGCAAGCCCGATGATTGGTGCTGATGAAACACCTCTTCTGGTCTTAAAGGGCCCCCGGAAATCAAAATCATATATGTGGATTTTTAGAGGTGGTCCGCCTGATATGCCAATTATTCAATTCCAATATCATCCGACACGATCCGGAGATGTTGCCGCATCATTTTTGAATGGATACAAAGGCATTGTTCAGACGGATGGCTATAAAGGATATGATTTTCTGGACAAAATAACAGATATCATTCATGTGGCATGCTGGACTCACGCCCGCAGGGGATTTAAAAATGTAACAAAAGCTGCAGGGAATAAAAAGAGTTCGTCGGGCAATGCCGGCACCGCTTTAAAGTATATCAGTCTGCTTTATAAAATTGAAAAAGAAGCCCGGGTGCAGGAATTAACGCCTGACCAATTATATGCTCGGAGGCAAAAAGAAGCGGTTCCAATTTTAGAAGAGTTCAAGAAATGGCTTGATGCAAGAGTGGAAAAAGTTCCTCCCAAAAGTCTGCTTGGCAAGGCGATCCATTATACTCTCAACCAATGGCACAGGCTCATCCAATACACGACCGACGGAATCATCAGGCCTGATAACAATCTGGTTGAAAATGCCATCCGACCTTTTGTGGTCGGACGAAAGAATTGGCTTTTCTCGGACACCGTTAAGGGTGCCCGGGCCAGTGCACTGATTTACAGCTTGATTGAAACAGCCAAATCAAATGGGCTGGAGCCATATTGGTATCTCAAATATCTGTTTGAACACTTGCCTGAGGCTATGACGGAAGATGATTTTAAGGCGTTGCTTCCATACAATGTCGATAAAAAACAGTTGGCTTGA
- a CDS encoding DUF2806 domain-containing protein, whose protein sequence is MTFRPLSGVKTSLTKPLTRLIEVVSSGIGAVFRPYLIKRDADAHAYEANKLSETLKGIAEKQNLPVVYKNGPVEMWQKPEDSTLILSQVDLTDRCSNRIDYQERKKQENIEKITATAANELAHETDVPNEPPEEDWITRFFNCAQDISSDEMQELWGRILSGEIKKPGSYSLRTLEFIKNLTKKEAHTFEQVAKLAIQIPGDTWVVIVHNKTWLKDNRQIFPMHQFLLGELGVMYPSDLSFNAFEDSKTTEIALFSDAHLLLLKRGEIKTKVQIPIWKFTGIGKELLSLTQKPLDEQYFNYIGKFFIQKKGKALIAKIKSRLPDGRVAYDIAKEIKIEPASEPDGKGLLFLKD, encoded by the coding sequence TTGACCTTCCGCCCCCTGAGTGGGGTTAAAACATCGCTTACCAAACCACTGACAAGATTAATTGAGGTAGTATCATCAGGAATTGGAGCTGTTTTTCGACCTTACTTAATCAAACGAGATGCTGATGCTCATGCCTATGAAGCTAATAAGTTATCTGAAACTCTCAAAGGAATAGCAGAAAAGCAAAATTTACCTGTTGTTTATAAAAACGGTCCAGTTGAAATGTGGCAAAAACCGGAAGACAGTACTCTTATTTTATCTCAAGTAGACCTTACTGATCGCTGTTCAAATCGCATTGATTATCAAGAAAGGAAAAAGCAGGAAAATATTGAAAAAATTACTGCCACAGCTGCAAATGAGCTTGCCCATGAGACTGATGTTCCAAATGAGCCACCAGAAGAAGATTGGATTACACGTTTTTTTAACTGTGCCCAAGACATTAGCTCAGATGAAATGCAAGAGCTTTGGGGGCGTATCCTATCAGGTGAAATAAAGAAACCTGGCTCATATTCTCTTCGTACTCTCGAATTTATCAAAAATCTTACAAAAAAAGAAGCACATACTTTTGAACAGGTAGCTAAGTTGGCGATTCAAATTCCTGGTGATACATGGGTCGTAATCGTTCACAATAAAACGTGGTTGAAAGATAATCGACAAATATTCCCCATGCATCAGTTTCTTTTAGGAGAACTTGGAGTTATGTACCCTTCAGATCTTAGTTTCAATGCTTTTGAAGATTCAAAAACTACTGAAATAGCACTTTTTTCCGATGCTCACCTATTATTACTAAAACGGGGTGAAATAAAAACTAAAGTTCAGATTCCAATATGGAAATTTACTGGGATTGGAAAAGAGTTACTCTCGCTGACGCAAAAGCCTCTTGACGAACAATATTTTAATTATATTGGGAAATTTTTTATACAAAAGAAGGGGAAAGCGTTGATTGCAAAAATCAAGTCAAGGCTTCCTGATGGCAGAGTGGCATACGACATAGCAAAAGAAATTAAAATCGAACCAGCGAGTGAACCGGACGGCAAGGGTCTGCTTTTTTTGAAAGATTGA